One genomic segment of Tubulanus polymorphus chromosome 4, tnTubPoly1.2, whole genome shotgun sequence includes these proteins:
- the LOC141903197 gene encoding small ribosomal subunit protein uS4: MGRVPTIYSKSYTTPRRPYEKERLDQELKLIGEYGLRNKREVWRVKYTLAKIRKAARELLTLDEKDPRRLFEGNALLRRLVRIGVLDEGKMKLDYVLGLRQEDFLERRLQTQVFKLGLAKSIHHARVLIRQRHIRVRKQVVNIPSYIVRLDSQKHIDFSLKSPFGGGRPGRVKRKNMRKGQGGAADDEEEDD; encoded by the exons ATGGGTCGAGTGCCGACTATTTACTCTAAGTCCTACACGACGCCTCGTCGTCCGTACGAGAAGGAACGTCTTGATCAGGAATTGAAGCTGATCGGCGAATACGGCCTGCGCAACAAGCGAGAAGTGTGGAGAGTGAAATACACGCTGGCGAAAATCCGTAAAGCCGCTCGTGAGCTGTTGACTTTAGACGAGAAAGATCCTCGACGTCTCTTCGAAG GTAATGCTCTGTTGAGGCGTCTGGTACGTATCGGAGTGTTGGACGAGGGTAAAATGAAACTCGATTACGTTTTGGGTCTTCGTCAGGAGGATTTCCTCGAGCGTCGTTTACAAACGCAGGTTTTCAAATTGGGACTCGCCAAAAGTATTCATCACGCTCGTGTTCTCATTCGTCAAAGACACATTCG cgtACGCAAACAAGTAGTTAACATCCCGTCATACATCGTTCGTTTGGACTCGCAGAAACACATTGATTTCTCGTTGAAATCACCGTTCGGTGGCGGTCGTCCAG GACGCGTTAAGAGGAAGAACATGCGTAAAGGTCAAGGTGGAGCTGCCGATGATGAAGAAGAGGATGATTAA